From the Bacteroidia bacterium genome, one window contains:
- a CDS encoding helix-turn-helix transcriptional regulator, whose amino-acid sequence MNEAGYIASRLREIRTEAGLTQGQLAERVEVSRQTINYVENGTYCPSTYLALRIAAELGVTVEHIFFLKDEKE is encoded by the coding sequence GTGAATGAAGCAGGATATATCGCATCGCGGCTTCGTGAGATACGCACCGAAGCGGGTTTGACGCAGGGGCAGCTTGCCGAACGCGTCGAGGTCAGCCGGCAGACCATCAACTACGTTGAAAACGGCACCTACTGCCCGTCGACCTATCTGGCCTTGCGCATTGCCGCCGAGTTGGGTGTGACGGTAGAACACATTTTTTTTCTCAAGGACGAGAAGGAATGA